A genomic stretch from bacterium includes:
- the lepB gene encoding signal peptidase I — MLLASRIIIKRELQIPQAIRRSIVETLDACIPAAVLSLVIVTFIAQAFYIPSGSMEPTLMVNDRILVAKFLYRFEPVRRGDVVVFRLPLNPARDFVKRVIGLPGERIRLREGVVFVGRQRISAKGYTIRPDLGDYGPITVPSRMYFVLGDNRNNSEDSRFFGYVPRANIIGKAILIYWPPERISAVH, encoded by the coding sequence GTGCTGCTGGCATCCCGGATCATCATCAAACGTGAGTTGCAGATTCCGCAGGCCATCCGTAGATCCATCGTCGAAACGCTGGACGCCTGCATTCCTGCGGCGGTGCTCAGTCTCGTCATCGTCACGTTCATCGCCCAGGCGTTCTACATTCCCTCCGGGTCGATGGAACCGACGCTCATGGTCAACGACCGGATTCTCGTCGCGAAGTTTCTGTATCGCTTCGAGCCGGTCCGCCGTGGCGACGTGGTTGTCTTCCGCCTTCCATTGAACCCAGCGCGCGACTTCGTGAAGCGCGTCATCGGGCTGCCTGGCGAACGCATCCGGCTCAGGGAGGGCGTAGTGTTCGTGGGCCGCCAGCGAATCTCCGCGAAAGGCTACACAATTCGGCCGGACCTCGGCGACTACGGACCGATCACGGTCCCATCGAGGATGTACTTCGTGCTGGGCGACAACCGCAACAACAGCGAGGACAGCCGGTTCTTCGGCTATGTACCTCGAGCAAATATCATCGGCAAGGCGATTCTCATCTATTGGCCTCCTGAGCGGATTAGCGCTGTGCATTAA